GGTCCGCGGCGTGGGCTACCGGCTGGAGGCGGGCGGTTGACCCCGCTGCCACCGCCCCGGCCGGCCACGCGGCGCGGCGCCTCACTGGCGCTGACGCTGCTGCTGGCGATGCTGGCGGTGGTCGGGCTGTCGGTGGGCAGCACCTTCGTCTTCTCCAATCTCGCGGTTCAGAGTCAGGTCCGGCGGCTGCCGCCGGATGTTCAGCGGTACCTGCGCGCCCAGCAGGACGCCCAGCGCCGCGGCGAGGTGATCGTGGCCGCCCCGGTGCCGCAGATCCGCACCGGCACGCCCGCCGATCCCTACCTGCCGCCGGGACGCAGCAGCCCGGATGTGAACGGCGTGGTGCGCGGCGCAGACGGCAGCGAAACCCTCATCGAGGCCGGCGCCCGGATGCGCACCGGAGATGAGGCGGGAAGCGGGAGCGGTGGAGGCGGTCCTGCCCGCGGGTTTGCGCCGCGCACGCAGGATTTTCTGGAGAACGTGCAGCGCAGCCTGCTGCAGGTGGGCCTGCTCGCGGCGGCGGCCTCGGCGCTGCTCGCTTTTCTGCTCTCGCGCCGCCTGGCCCGGCCCATTCTGGCCGTCTCCGCGGCAGCGGCGGCGCTGGCCAAGGGGGACCTGAGCATCCGGGCCCCGGTGCTCAGCGGTGAGCGCGAGCTGGCCGAGCTGGCCGGCAACTTCAACGAGATGGCCGACAACCTCCAAGCCCTGGAGAAAGAAAGGCGCCAGGCGGTGGCCGATATTGCCCACGAACTGCGCACGCCGCTCGCGATCATGCAGGCGCGGCTGGACGCGCTGGAAGACGGCGTGTACCCCCTGAATACCGAACAGGTGGCCTCGCTGAGCGAGCAGACCCAGCAGCTGACCCGCCTGGTGGACGACCTGCGCACGCTCACGCTCGCCGAGGCCGGCCGCCTGAGACTGCACCCCGAACCCCTGGACCTGGCCGGGCTGACCGCCGGGGTGGTGCGTGACCTGAACGACCGGGCGGGGGCGCGCGGCATCACACTGCAGTTCGCCGCCTGCTCCCCGACCCCGCTGCATGCCGACGCCGGGCGGGTGCGCCAGATTGCCGTGAATCTGCTGGAAAATGCCCTGCAGCACGCCAATACCCACATTCAGGTAGGCGTGGAAACCGAGGACGGGGCCGCCCTGCTGCATGTGGACGACGACGGCCCCGGCATCCCCGAGGCCAGCCGCGAGGCAGTCTTCACACGTTTTACCCGCCTGGACAGCAGCCGCACGCGCGGCACGGGCGGCAGCGGCCTGGGCCTGGCCATCGTGCAGGAGCTGGCCCAGGCGCACGGGGGCGCGGCGCGGGCCAG
This DNA window, taken from Deinococcus aerophilus, encodes the following:
- a CDS encoding HAMP domain-containing sensor histidine kinase — protein: MTPLPPPRPATRRGASLALTLLLAMLAVVGLSVGSTFVFSNLAVQSQVRRLPPDVQRYLRAQQDAQRRGEVIVAAPVPQIRTGTPADPYLPPGRSSPDVNGVVRGADGSETLIEAGARMRTGDEAGSGSGGGGPARGFAPRTQDFLENVQRSLLQVGLLAAAASALLAFLLSRRLARPILAVSAAAAALAKGDLSIRAPVLSGERELAELAGNFNEMADNLQALEKERRQAVADIAHELRTPLAIMQARLDALEDGVYPLNTEQVASLSEQTQQLTRLVDDLRTLTLAEAGRLRLHPEPLDLAGLTAGVVRDLNDRAGARGITLQFAACSPTPLHADAGRVRQIAVNLLENALQHANTHIQVGVETEDGAALLHVDDDGPGIPEASREAVFTRFTRLDSSRTRGTGGSGLGLAIVQELAQAHGGAARASQSPLGGARFTVQLPLGTEG